Part of the Arsenicicoccus sp. oral taxon 190 genome, ACGACGGCCCCCGAGCGCTCGTGGATGATCGTGGCGGCGCGGGCCAGGTCGTCCTCGTCGTCGATCGCGTCCAGCCCGGACAGCGAGATCGTCTCGAAGTGGTTGGGCGTCACGAAGCCCGCGAGCGGCAGCACCTGCTCCTTGAGCGCGGTGTCCGTGTCCAGCGCCGCCCCCGGCTCCTGCCCCTTGCAGATCAGGACGGGGTCGAGGACCAGCCGCTGCGGTCGCTGCTCGCGCAGGACCCGCGCGACGGTCTCGATCGTGGCGGGCGTCCCCAGCATCCCGATCTTCACCGCGTCCATGTCGTATGCCGCGAACTCCGCCTCGAGCTGGTCGGCGATGACCTGGGGCTCGACCGGGACGAACCGGTGCCCCCAGTCGGCCTTCGGGTCGAAGGACACGATGCACGTGAGTGCCGTGATGCCGAAGGTGCCGAGCGCCTGGAAGGTCTTGAGGTCGGCCTGGGCGCCGGCGCCACCGGTGGCCTCGGAGCCGGCGATGGCCAGCGCGACCGGCACGGCGACGGCCGGAGCGACGGAGTCAGGTGTGGTCATGCAGCCAGTGTTCCACCCGGGGACGCTACGTGGGCGATGACGGCTGCCCGGGAGCCGACGCGGTGCCGGTGGGGTCCGCGGTGCGGTCGGGGTCGCCGGTGCCGTCGGGGTCGGCGGCGAGGGCCACCAGCCGTGCGCGCAGCGTGCGGTCCAGGTCGTGCCAGCGCATCCCCTGGACCGCGCCCTCGAGGGCCTGCAGCGACATGGCCGAGTCGAACAAGCCGGCGGACCGCAGCTCGCGCCATACGGCCTCGGCCCCGCGGGCGCGCAAGGTCTCGGCGTCCGGCACCCCGACCTGCCGCAGGGCGGCGGCGAGCTTGGGCCCGATGTTGGGCAGCGACTCCACCCTGGTGGTCCCTCGACCTGGCATCACACCCACCCCCTCATTACTCAGAGTGATCAACCACGTAATGGTGAGCTGCAGGTTTGTGAATTCTCGGGCGCACAGTATCACTCAGTGTAGTCATTCAGTCACGGCGGGCACATACCGGGCCTTCCACGCGTCGGTCAGTTCTTCGGGGTGGCGGTCTTGAACCCGGCAGAGCCGTCCAGCGCGAGAACCTCGATCCCACCCCGCCAGGTGCATGGTCGAGGACTCCCGGCCCCCACTTGTTCACAGAGGTCGGGGATGCGCTCGACCCTCTGGTGACGTGGTTGGGCGTCTCAGGCAGCGACCCACAGTCAGGCGATCTCTTGTGCGCGGAGGCGTAGGGCGTTGCCGATGACGCTGACGCTGGAGAAGGACATGGCGGCGGCGGCGATGATCGGCGAGAGGAGCAGACCGAAGACGGGGTAGAGGACGCCGGCGGCGATGGGGATTCCGGCGGCGTTGTACGCGAAGGCGAAGAACAGGTTCTGGCGGATGTTGCCCATCGTCTTCTCGGAGAGGCGGCGGGCGCGCACGATGCCGGTGAGGTCGCCCTTGAGGAGGGTGATGCCGGCGCTTTCCATGGCGACGTCGGTGCCGGAGCCCATGGCGATGCCGACGTCCGCTGCGGCGAGGGCGGGGGCGTCGTTGATGCCGTCGCCGGCCATGGCCACGACGCGTCCCTGGCTGCGCAGCCGGGTGACGACATCGGCCTTGTGGTCGGGCAGGACTTCGGCCTCGACCTGGTCGATGCCAAGGGTGCGGGCGACGGCTTGGGCGGTGACGCGGTTGTCGCCGGTGAGCATGACGACGCGTATGCCGTCCTCGCGCAGCGCCTGCAGCGCGGCTGGGGTGCTCTCCTTGACGGGGTCGGCGATGGCGAACAGGCCGACA contains:
- a CDS encoding hydroxymethylpyrimidine/phosphomethylpyrimidine kinase, yielding MTTPDSVAPAVAVPVALAIAGSEATGGAGAQADLKTFQALGTFGITALTCIVSFDPKADWGHRFVPVEPQVIADQLEAEFAAYDMDAVKIGMLGTPATIETVARVLREQRPQRLVLDPVLICKGQEPGAALDTDTALKEQVLPLAGFVTPNHFETISLSGLDAIDDEDDLARAATIIHERSGAVVLAKGGVRLAGPDAVDVFYDGTTLEVLRTPKVGELAVSGAGCTLAAAVTAELAKGAEPLEAARTAKDFVTRAIQRRMPSRAPFEAVRQG
- a CDS encoding TfoX/Sxy family DNA transformation protein — protein: MESLPNIGPKLAAALRQVGVPDAETLRARGAEAVWRELRSAGLFDSAMSLQALEGAVQGMRWHDLDRTLRARLVALAADPDGTGDPDRTADPTGTASAPGQPSSPT